In Malania oleifera isolate guangnan ecotype guangnan chromosome 8, ASM2987363v1, whole genome shotgun sequence, a single window of DNA contains:
- the LOC131161428 gene encoding V-type proton ATPase subunit D: MSGQSQRLNVVPTVTMLGVMKARLVGATRGHALLKKKSDALTVQFRQILKKIVSAKESMGEIMKNSSFALTEAKYVAGDNIKHVVLENVQNASLKVRSRQENVAGVKLPKFEYFTEGETKNDLTGLARGGQQIQQCRAAYVKAIEVLVELASLQTSFLTLDEAIKTTNRRVNALENVVKPRLENTISYIKGELDELEREDFFRLKKIQGYKKREIERQRAAANQFAEEQFAEKVSLKKGISINSAHNLLTAAAQKDEDIIF, translated from the coding sequence ATGTCTGGCCAAAGCCAGCGCTTGAATGTGGTTCCTACTGTTACCATGCTTGGAGTTATGAAAGCTCGCCTTGTTGGTGCTACAAGAGGTCATGCTCTCCTGAAGAAGAAGAGTGATGCCTTAACCGTGCAATTCAGACAAATTCTCAAGAAGATTGTCTCTGCAAAAGAGTCTATGGGAGAGATCATGAAGAATTCCTCCTTTGCCTTGACAGAAGCAAAGTATGTTGCTGGCGACAACATCAAGCATGTCGTGCTTGAGAATGTTCAGAATGCATCTCTAAAAGTTCGATCCCGACAAGAGAATGTTGCTGGTGTGAAGCTCCCGAAGTTTGAATATTTCACTGAAGGTGAGACTAAGAATGACCTGACCGGGTTAGCTAGGGGTGGCCAACAGATTCAACAGTGCCGTGCTGCTTATGTGAAAGCCATTGAGGTTCTTGTAGAACTTGCTTCACTTCAGACATCATTTCTAACCCTCGACGAAGCAATCAAGACCACAAACCGTAGGGTTAATGCTCTGGAGAATGTGGTGAAACCGAGGCTGGAGAATACAATTAGCTATATTAAGGGGGAATTGGATGAGCTGGAGAGGGAAGACTTCTTTAGGTTGAAGAAGATACAGGGTTACAAGAAGAGGGAGATTGAGAGACAGCGTGCAGCTGCCAACCAATTTGCAGAGGAGCAGTTTGCTGAGAAAGTATCTTTGAAGAAGGGGATTTCAATAAATTCAGCCCACAATTTGTTAACTGCTGCTGCGCAGAAGGATGAGGATATTATCTTTTAA